From the Thermoanaerobaculia bacterium genome, the window TTGCCGGCCCGGGCTGGCAGCCGGAGCGAAGTGCCAGCCCGTGCCGGAGCCAGCCGGTTCTCTCCGGCCGTTCCGCGTCAGCTGGCGGCGAGCAGCTCGATGCTGGCGCGGTGCTTCGCCGCTTCGAACGAGACGTCGCCGGTGAGGAGGGGAGCCCCGAGAAGCTCGGCCAGGGCGACGTAGACGGCGTCGTAGATCGTCAGATTGGCGCGCAGCTCCCAGGCACGCGGCAGGAGCAGTCGGTGGCCGTAGCGTTCGATCGGCAGGTCGGCGAGGTCGCGCAGAGCCGCCTCGGCGCGTGTCTCATCGAGGATCTTCGCGCGCTCGTAGCGCCGCAACACCTGCG encodes:
- a CDS encoding type II toxin-antitoxin system VapC family toxin — its product is MIVLDASATVELLLGTARGAAVARRIFDPAETLHAPELLDLEVAQVLRRYERAKILDETRAEAALRDLADLPIERYGHRLLLPRAWELRANLTIYDAVYVALAELLGAPLLTGDVSFEAAKHRASIELLAAS